The genomic window caggacagtCCTTGCAGGGAGCATGGTGGCTGTGTGGTGGCTCTTGTCCTCTGTGCCGCCCTGCCCGGTGGCTGTGGCTCTCTCCACGCCGTCATTTATCCTCTGCCTTCCACCTACGTAAGCTGCATTTCCTAAAATTTCAGACGTGTGCTAGGAAATCAGGGTCAAGGGGGTTTCTGTCGTTTATTTTTGGAATGCATCCAATGGAAATGTTCAAGGAGCGGTTCTGCATTCTGTGGAGGAGCTGTGACGTGGCAAGGGAGCTTCCAGGAACTGAAAGCAGATTAGAACTGTCTTCCCGTGAAGGCAGAACATGAAGTCTAATGCTCATCTGTTTCTGACAGGAGAGACATCCCACActccctgagcagggacagagctcgCGTGGGTTTCATTGGTTTGCCCAGTGTCAAGGGCCAGCGAGGGAGCCCCATCCAAACTGACCTGCCCAGGCACCTTGGCCACACAGAGAGCACTGGGTTAGGCAGGAAAGCAcgatgggatgggatgggatgggatgggatgggatgggatgggatgggatgggatgggatggNNNNNNNNNNNNNNNNNNNNNNNNNNNNNNNNNNNNNNNNNNNNNNNNNNNNNNNNNNNNNNNNNNNNNNNNNNNNNNNNNNNNNNNNNNNNNNNNNNNNNNNNNNNNNNNNNNNNNNNNNNNNNNNNNNNNNNNNNNNNNNNNNNNNNNATGTCAGGCAGAAGAAGCCACACTGGACCCATTCAGAAGGGACCCCAGAGGAGGAGGTTTCAGGGGTGCTTTTGATGGGTTCAACAGACTTCACAGAAGGGGAAGAAATGGGGCAGGGGCAGTGGGGTGTGTGAAGAGAGTCTGGATCTGAACACAAGTCTGAGGCCATGTGCCTCCCATACCAGCACTGGGATTGAAACGAGAGTCAGGGGGATGGAGGCTTGTGGCTATCAGTGCACAGACAGGCCATTCCTGCAGGGAGATGGGACAGATCCTaccacagccccaggagagtcctgccagggaggaggggCAGGTGGCACAGATGCCAGAGACAGCACCATGGAGCACTGCTGGACATCAGCCCAGCTTCCATGCAGGGATCTGCTCTCTGGGaaggcagaagcagctgtgtgaGGAAAAGTGAGGTCCTGGTGGGAACCCACATACGATGATGCTGAGCGGAAGCACAGGAGGGAATCTGGCTGTGGCTTGCGGGGTGAGGTTctcagcagggaagaaaagtgaaaatgggATTCTTTGAAGATTATCTCATGTCTGCACGACTTCTCtgaagggagaaaggagaaggaaacagaCCAAATGTGCAGAAAATGCTGGTTTAGAGGAAATGGTCTGCAGGACATGGGGTCTGCTGGCCTTGCATGGGGCAGGGTGGCCTCGCagagagctgggcacagccccactgGGTTCTGTccactgtccccaggcagggctctgcagggagaaaatgcCTGACACACAGCAGCCCAAGTCCTCTTCTGTGGACTTTGCATCACCCCCAGGttctcctgccctccctgtaaatgtccccagggcacagagccttggggccagcagccagcagggtcACACCAGCTCCTAGACAGGAGTTAAAAGCACAGGGAGAACTGAGCTAATGACTTTTTCCAACCAGCATCTCCCGGTGCAGAAAACCTTATGTGCCAACCCCGAGCTCCCTTTTCAGGCTTGTCTGAGGCACAcagtttctcttcctttcccttaGCTATTTATTCCACTCTCCAGAAGCATTAGTGGATGCCTCCACCATCTGTTCTTCATAGAGAAAATCAAACATGTTGGATGTTTGAAGGCCTGGAAAGGCGCCACGAGTCTCTGGAGGACTGGgattccctgtgtccctgccccagtAGCTGACCTCTGGCTTTGGCTTTAGTCTTCTCCAGCCTCCTCTGCAGGGCCTGGGGTGTTCCCAGCACCCTCCCAGGCCATCCCCATCAGTGGCACAGCCTCTTCCCCAGGTGTGGAGCCCCTGGTTAGGCAAATGCAAAAGCAAGTGGAGAGAAGAGAGGGTACAGACTCTGCAGAGGATTTTTTGGGTGTCCAAACCACCTGCAGCCTCACTATAATTAAtcatttaatacaaattttttGACTGAGGAAAACCCCtactttagaaattaaaatggataGGCATGGACAATAATAGAAAAAACATAGAGGTGGGAAATATTTACTGACtcataaaatgttttgggttttgagTGGATAATCACAAAAGTTAATACTTTAAGAGAGAACATGTACTGTTTGCCCATGATAATGTTGGTGTTGGGCTGGacctgccctgcccagagccccagggcctgtgctgcagctgagccacaGCTGTCAGGAGAGGGCACCAAGGCCAAGCAAACAGGGTGACTCCATGGCCTGAGGACTCCTGAAGTGGAGAGGCAGCAGTTTGAGAGGTTTCTGCAGGCTGAAGCCTCTCTTGGTGCACCCAGAGTTCTCCACCTTCTTGGTGCCTGTGACACCTCGGGTTCCAGACCTGCTGTGTGTCAGGGTCATCCCTCAGCTCTGGATGAACCCATCTGCTGTGAAAGCAtccctgaagctgctgcagccaaaatccccttccccaggagctgtgagTGCTGGCAGCAAGGGTCTCcaggtggctgctgctcagggactgTCTGAGCATCATCTGGGCTGATGAAAAGTGATGGGTTTTTATCAGTTGCTGGGGTTATTTTTGGTAGGTTTCCTTTTCTcagttgtgttttttctcttattgAACTGTCatggaaagaaggaggaagtaGGGGGGCATTCAGAGTTGCAGCATTTGTCTTCCCAGGTCACTGTTACACGTGAgggagccctgctctgctccccatgGCTGCCCACCAGGAAGGAGAGAATTAATcccttattttgctttgcttgtgtgacagttttgctttatttattaaactgtctttaagTCACAGCTTTCCTCACTCTTGCCCTTCCAGTTCTGCTCCCCCTCCCAAAGCCCTGGCAGGGATCACTGCTGAGCTCTCCACAGCCCCTGGCAAGGGCAAAAtttccagggctgtgtgtgcaggaatCCCTTGTCTGCCTCAGCATCCCCTGTCTCGAcctgcccagggagctctgcagggaaacccttcccctgcagcccagctcagagACACCACAGGCTGGCCACACGTGGTGGGCAGGCTGTGCTCCTTCAGGGCACCACAAATGGCACAGGCTGAAACCTCTAAGCCTGAAGCTGATGGCAGTTTTGCATCTAAAAACCTTCAGAGGAGTCTTCAGCCCCTTTTGGACCCATCCATCCCACTCCCCTCCTGCCCTAGTGAGACCCAGTGGGAAGAGCCACCATCCCAGCCCCAGTTGCTGGCAGCAGTGAAGttgtggggctgggagaagaaaggaCACCACTCTTTGATATCACATGAAGTAAACTTTATTTTGTGGCTGTGATCAGCAGgcaggtgctggcagggcaAGCAGCATTCCAGGAtctggtgctgggctgtggatgcagtgcagagccctgggagccctctcccagcagctggaacaTCCATGGCCCCTTCTGAGAGGGTGACTGTAAACCTCCATTCCCACCAGGATGTTGGGTAGCCTGAACCAGGGCACCCACTCCACATCACGGGGCACGAAGTCCTTGCTTTTTTATAAGCATTCTAACTGCTCTCTTCACCCAGTTCTCCTCTGGGTTTGCACAGACCTTGGCTTCTTTCTTTGTCTCAAACCTGCCAAGGTTAAAGGTGAAGCTTTGTGAGGAATGACAGCTGTGATTTCACACCATCTTCCCACCCCAGCaatctttctcctttccctttgtcCCTGTGTGCTGCCCCTGGGCCCTTGGTGTCCTACAAGCAGCtggtcctgcagcccagcagctgcagagcccgTGCAGAGCCCTCAGGAGCTGCCATGGCCTTGCCCAAGTGCCCAGACAGTCACGTCCTCCCTCTTCATGCTGGAAGATCATGGAGATTACACAGACCTGTCCCTGGCCTGTCCCCAGATGGAACAGGTGAACTGAACCCGTGGCAGCCCAGGAGACAGCACAGCAGTAGGGAAGTTGCCAGGACTTACACAATTGCCGGGAAAAAACATTCCCTGGGAGTAGAGTAGAAGCCCACGAGGTTGTCCAGCCGGAGAGGGCCCTTTACGTAGTCGAAGCAGCACTCGGTTGGAGCGTAAGGGGCTGGGGGAAACAAGGAGGGACGGTGAATGCTGGCTCTGGAAGGCAGCCTGTCTTCAGGACCTT from Parus major isolate Abel chromosome 11, Parus_major1.1, whole genome shotgun sequence includes these protein-coding regions:
- the LOC107209716 gene encoding C-C motif chemokine 5-like, with product MLTAKTVLLLVVLLTLSPCSDAAPYAPTECCFDYVKGPLRLDNLVGFYSTPRECFFPAIVFETKKEAKVCANPEENWVKRAVRMLIKKQGLRAP